The Heyndrickxia acidicola sequence TGAATAATGGCAGTCTAGACCAATATAAAATATTTTATTGTAAGTTCACTTTTGAATAAAAAGATTATTATATAAGTGTATTTATTCCATCTTAAAACAAAAAAAGAAGGCTAGGAAAGCAGAGGTATCTGCTATTTTCTTAACGGGTTCGGTTTTGGAGTACAAACAGTAAAATATCATTGCAATAAGAGGTGTAATTCGCATACCAATTCGCAAAAGTCTGATAGACAGCATACTCCTGCGAATTGGTATGTTAAAACGTATGCGAATTGGGTGTGCAGGAAAGGATTCGAAAACGTCTGTTCAGTGACTCGATATCGCTAAAAAAACATATAACGATAAACGACATAATTTATATGCAATAGAAACGAGAAAAGACCGATTAAGCTTAATCAGTCTTTTCGGTTCCGAATATTCCTTCTTCCACAAACGCACCCGTTCGTGGAAGAAGGAATTTTAACAATAACTTATGATTCCATGCGTACACAATTAAATTAGAATAAAAAGTAATATAAAAGCGATTATCCCAAGCAGTACAATCATAAATGTTTCTTTAAATCCATCTTTTACACGTAAATGTGTAATTAATCCTCCTATGGCTGTCACGCCAAGTATTAATGCCCCTGCAATCGCGAAATCTTTTTGCCAATAACCAATGATTAATAACGCTGCACCAATTAATTCCACTAACCCTGTAACAACACGAAACCACTGAGGTAAACGCCAGTGAACAAATGCTTCACGGTGCATTTTTGAGCCTGTCACTTTACCAAATCCAGCCATTAAAAACATTGCTGCTAATAAACCTTGTAAAATCCATCCTAAAATTGTCATTCTATCTCCCCCTTATTTATTAAACACAATCGGCATTTGTTTTATGTATTTATTATTTTTTACAATGTCATATATAAATTGAGCTACATTCTCTCTTGAGACACCCATTTTAGCTTTGGTGTCGCCTAGTGAAATGGAGTATTCCTGCCCAACATGTTTTACATTCGGATTAATAATACGAACAAGAGTCCATTCTAAGTTGGAATGAGTTACAAGTTGCTCAATTGTTTTCATTTCTTGATAGCCCGTCGGAAATAACCATTTAGCCATAGCGCCAGGAACTACTGTAGCAAATTGATTCTTATCCTCCTTAGCTTTTACCGTTGGTGTCACTAAAGTGATAAAACGTTTTTTACCTAGCTTTTCCATCATAGTAAGGATAATCTTATGTCCATCTGCTATAGGTAAGCTCTTAACTTTTCTTGACGTATCTAATGCTGGACCTAGTGTGCTGATAATAACATCAGCATCACGGATAGCTTCTTCAACTTTGGCTTCATTAGTTAAATTGCCAATGGCAACCTTTAGCTTTTCATGTGTAATGGAAATTGAATTTTCTCGGCGGACAAACGATGTCACAAAATCATCATTTTGCAAAGCATGTTTTAAAACGAGCTGACCGATTGCCCCATTTGCACCAAATAATGAAATATTCAATGGATGATTACCTCTCTTTCATAACAAGTTTCGCTTAGACAACACTTGTTGTATAATTAATTTTAAATAAAGATAACTACATTCTCAATCATCAGTTTTAGCGTTTTGTCGCTTACACAACAAATGGTGTAAATAGTTGTTTACTTTTAAAAGAGAGGGATTAGAATGGGTATTTCAAAAATAGACCCACGTATTTTACGAACAAGGAGACTGTTAGTAGATTCTTTTATCACAGTGGCACAGCTCAAGGATTTTAAAGACATTACCATAAAAGACATTACAGATAAAGCAACTGTTAATCGTGCCACATTTTACGCTCATTTTGTAGATAAATACGACTTGCTGGATGCCGTTCTTTCAGAAAACATATTGAAAAATATTAAAGAGATGCTGAGTTGTCATGATTATTTAAGCGAAGCAACAATTATAAAAATCTTCCTAGCTGTTACCAAATTCCAAAGGGATTTAAGTACACAATGTAAAAAAAGTTATGAATCATTTAGTACGATGATAGAACACAAAATTAAAAAAGAATTGGAAAGTGTATTTTTTTCCCTTCTCATCAAACGAAATCCTCAAAGGGAAAAGGAAGTATTAAAAATTGGTGCAGTTCTATTGAGTTGGGGTATTTACGGAGCTTGTGTTGATTGGCAGCATAATAGTTCGTTACCAGCCGAGGAATATATAAAAATAGCCATGCCCTATTTTTTAAATGGGATGGCAGTTCATTAAAGGAAGGCTTAGACCTTCTTTTTTTATTCCTGTAACACCCGATTTTACAATTTTATTAACAAGGTAATAAATGCTTGTTGAACTGACCTGCCCCTTTCGTGGAAGAAAGGGTTGATACGCAATATAGACTGATTGTGCAGTAAAGAATGAATACCACTTTTATATATTCAATATTCTGCATATGTGGTATAATGATAAAAGTTGGAAATTGGAAGGGGATTTACAATGGCTAACAATATTTTTGTCCCCGTAATCACAGCTTTTCTCGGTGCAATAGTTGTTTGGAGTTCGGTAATAATTGTGAAAAGAAAAAAACGTCCTTAATGAGTTGCTATGCAGAGCAGCTCGTTTTTTTATTTCGCAAAATGGGTCAACTGCCTTAAAATAGCGTCCACCTTACTATGCTAACCTGCCCCGTTCGTACAACAAAATTAACAATAATTCATTTCGCAAAGAGGGGGCGTTTTATTAAATTCCTATATGATACAGATATAAATTATCTTCGGACAATTGTTCTGCCATTGAAATGATTTTTTCAAATTGCTTTAATAAATCGTCTCGATTAATAATTAACCTTTCGTATTCTCCATCCTCATAATTTCCCTCATGGACAAAATTACCTCTAAGCTTTAATACTTTTGGTCCATTCATAAATAAGTTTCTCCACGACATAAAAATGGCTCTTATTAACTCAAAAGACTGCTGTTCAAAAAGCGCTTCACCGTGATAGTTAAGCCCTCTTCTATTGAGATTTTTACTAGATGAAGGATTAATCCTTGGAATCCAGTTTAATTAGTCCGTTATGTATTGGATAATGTCGTCGTGTATAACTACACTGTCAATAAAACCTTTCTTATGTCTCAAAACCTCTTTTATTGCTGCCTTATCAGATATTAAAAAAAATTTGTGACAAATGAATGCGTAACATAAAAAACGCACAGTCAACCAACTGCTGCGCGTTTTGGTGTGTGAATTTAATTGTTATTTAGCAGGTGAAACTTAGTGTGAATTTGATTTTTGTACTCCAAAACCGAACCCGTTACTATTTTCTAACCTTTTTTATACTGCAAAATGACCAACTTACTGCAAGAACGTTTTAGTCCCTTTTGAAATGAACGTAACCGTTCATTTAGTACCTTTATTTCACTTGTTGTTTAAACATTCGTCACGAAATGGCGAATCGGGCCTTCAGCCTTGCGGCATTTTGCTCATATCCATATACAATGCATTCCACCGATGACCGTCCGGATCGGTAAAGCCACAGCCGTACATCCAGCCATCCCGTTCGCCCGGCTTACTGAATACAGTACCGCCGGCAAGTTCAGCTTTCATTGCGAGCTCATCAACTTCATCCCTGGAGTTCGCCCCCAGAGAGAATAACACTTCAGTACTCTGCCACGAATTCGCAACCGTATTACCAGCAAAACCGCGGAACACGGATTCCGGGAAGAGCATCAGAACAACCTGATTGTCGCCGACGATCAAGCTGAATGAGCCGTCTTGACTCGTATACTTCTCATTCAACTGAAAACCGAGCTGCGTATAAAACTCTTTTGACCGCTCTGGTTCACGCACTGTCATGTTCAACCATAATTCTCTCGTCATACCTAACCCCCCTGAAATAGAAATACAGTGATTACCAACCCTATATATTCCAAGCTTCATATGATCTTACCTTCTTGTTTAAAGGTAAAATCTTTATTCAAATCCTACGTAGTTAGAATAAGAAGATCTGCAAAAACAGACCTTCTTGAACCTCAACAAAGCATTCGTTGGCTGAAGTGTCAATACAAACACCAGTCTTCAGATTTATCTATAAACTGAAATACTTCATTTTTATTATTTACTATGTTCCTACTATCATTACTCTTATACAAATTCATTTTGGATGATTTCAATGTTTTTCTTATGACATTCTTTAGTGAAGGTTGAATGATAACTCATTT is a genomic window containing:
- a CDS encoding DoxX family protein; amino-acid sequence: MTILGWILQGLLAAMFLMAGFGKVTGSKMHREAFVHWRLPQWFRVVTGLVELIGAALLIIGYWQKDFAIAGALILGVTAIGGLITHLRVKDGFKETFMIVLLGIIAFILLFILI
- a CDS encoding VOC family protein; the encoded protein is MTRELWLNMTVREPERSKEFYTQLGFQLNEKYTSQDGSFSLIVGDNQVVLMLFPESVFRGFAGNTVANSWQSTEVLFSLGANSRDEVDELAMKAELAGGTVFSKPGERDGWMYGCGFTDPDGHRWNALYMDMSKMPQG
- a CDS encoding NAD(P)-dependent oxidoreductase — encoded protein: MNISLFGANGAIGQLVLKHALQNDDFVTSFVRRENSISITHEKLKVAIGNLTNEAKVEEAIRDADVIISTLGPALDTSRKVKSLPIADGHKIILTMMEKLGKKRFITLVTPTVKAKEDKNQFATVVPGAMAKWLFPTGYQEMKTIEQLVTHSNLEWTLVRIINPNVKHVGQEYSISLGDTKAKMGVSRENVAQFIYDIVKNNKYIKQMPIVFNK
- a CDS encoding TetR/AcrR family transcriptional regulator, with translation MGISKIDPRILRTRRLLVDSFITVAQLKDFKDITIKDITDKATVNRATFYAHFVDKYDLLDAVLSENILKNIKEMLSCHDYLSEATIIKIFLAVTKFQRDLSTQCKKSYESFSTMIEHKIKKELESVFFSLLIKRNPQREKEVLKIGAVLLSWGIYGACVDWQHNSSLPAEEYIKIAMPYFLNGMAVH